The Pseudanabaena sp. PCC 6802 genomic interval GCGAATTTTGGCGCTTCCATTGACCGGGGCGGCAGAATAGCATCGCTACTAACTGCCGGTGTTGTGCTAAGGTTACCTGTTCAAACCTCACAGTTATGCATGGGAATTCGCCATCAAAAGTTGATTGGGTAATTATCCCTTTTAGCTTGATTCCCTCTTCCATGATTTCGAGGACGATGGGTATAGCTTCACCCCTGCGGAACTGAGGTATACCTGACTGGGTAAGCAAAATTTGCGCTCCTACTTCCGAAATCGCTGCTGTAGTACCCCAGAAAGTATTGATAGGAGCATTACTGCCATTTGTCGGGAATTCTAATTCAGTTTGGGTATGAGAATCGCGAGTCGATAATTCTGGATTGTAGCTGATGCGCACAACCCTTTGCAGCGTGAACCATTCATACAAATCTGGTTTAGGTAAGTCCAACATCACGAGCAAAGCAATCCCAATCAACACCAGATTATAGCTACTCCAGATCCACCCTAGAGATAATCCTTTATAGTTAATGTCATACCCAGCGGGGGAAATACGCATCATGCAATTGCCCATATTGCGCCATAGACTGACTGCCGTGAGGACGAACAGAGCAATCAACGGCCATGCCAGCGACCAATTGAACATCAGGCGATCGCGCTGACTGCCCTTGGGCGTAACCTTAAAGCCTTTCCCAAACGGCTTGAACATCGTCTGAATTACCGTAGCAGCTAGAGGGAAACACAGCACCACATCATAGATATCCGATAGGAAAGAAGAACGGCTGCGGTAGCTGAGCCATGAGAATACAGTGAGATGTACTAGATACTGCGGTAAGAAGTAGAAAATAATCTGTTCAGTCGTAGCGCGGATAGGGATAATACCAACGAACGAATAGGCAAGGGGCATTAACAAAAATCCCACCCGCGACAAACTGGTGAACCAATGCAAAATCCCCGTGAAGTGCGAGAGGCGCTGTAATGGCCGCAAACCAGGAATGGTAAGGGGATTTTCATCAATGAAAAAGGCTTGCAACGTCCCCTGCGCCCAACGCAGTCTTTGCGTTGCTTGCGCTCCCATATCTTCGGGGGCGGTGCCCGCGCTTAGTTTCTCATCTAAGTAAATGAGGCGATAACCTTTTCCTGATAAACGTACCGCAGTGAAATAATCCTCTGAGAGAGAACTCGTCACAAATTCGCCACCAGTACTGAGCAGGGCACTACGCCTCATCACAAAAGAAGTCCCAGCGCACACCACGCTATCGGTGCCGTCGCGGACGGGTTGAATTTGGCGGTAGAACACCTCTTGCTCTGGCACCAGGATATTCTCTAAGCCCAGGTTGCGGGCGATTGGATCGGAGTTGTAATAGCTTTGCGGTGTCTGAACCAGTGCCACCTTGTCGTCTTGAAAGAATCCTACGGTGCGCTTAAGGAAATTGCGTGTGGGGACGAAATCCGCATCGAAGCACGCGATCAGATCGCCATGAGTATGCATTAATGCATTATTCAGGTTCCCTGCTTTGGCATGTTTGTTGTCCTGGCGACAAACATATTCGCAGCCTAATTCCTCTGCCAAGGCTCTAATCTCCTCCCGCCGCGTGTCGTCGAGGACGTAGATGTTTTTGCGGGGATAGTCCATTGCCTGACAGCCAATAATGGTGCGACGCAGGATAAATGCCGGCTCGTTATAAGTGGGAATCATTACATCTACCGATGGCAAAAATTCCCCCTTTTCCACCGCCATCGCCATTGTGTCGGCATCGGCGCGTCTATCCCTAGCTTGTACCAGCAGAAATAGCTGGAGGACACCGTTGACAATCATCAACAGTTCCAGAATAAATAGACCTACACTGAATACACCTTGCAGAGGGGTTCCTAGATTTAGCGTCCAGAGCGATCGCCAGATCACGTAGCGAATTGTCAAAATCAGTAAAATTGCCACGACGACAAAGCGCGACCATACTCGGGGCTGGGGCGAAATTTTAGTAATCGCAAACGTGATGACTGTCAGGGCGATCGCTGGCGCAATCAGGAACTCACCCGTCGCCATCGGCACCTGCAGCCAGATGGGGGGATTTTTTTGAAACCATTGATACTGGTCGATCAACTTTTCAATCGTACCTTCACCAGCGAACCAGCCCACCACAACTAGAGCGCAGGCCAGCACTATGCCTAACATGACTAAAGTAGCCGTTTGGGGGCGAAAGACTCTCCTGATGTCAGAGTTCGTCCAACCAGGATGATGTAACTTGGAAACACTCGCGTCTTCCATCTTTAAACTTTTACTCCTGAGCGATCTAATGTGCGATCGAAGCGATCTTGCTTACATAAAGATTAGTACGCGAACATAACTAATTTAGATTACCTAATTGGTATTTTTTGTTTCGTAGGACGTACTAACTAAACAAACATACCCAAATTGCATATTGACTTTATACCAATTCTCTAAATTCCAGCTACGGACAGTGCATCCAAAATATATGCTCTTCTCGTGTATAGATGCGATGATATAGCGCTTTTCAATTGAGAAAGGGTTTGTTTATGGGGTGCCCTTCTTGGGGGCAAAGCCCCCAAACCCCCTTCTCGTTTTCATCTGAAAACCGCTATAGCGCCGATTCGGAGGTGAAACCCCTACACCCCCTCCTAAGTCTAGTCGCGACAGCTATAAATTCAGTAAATTTTCGCTTCTATGACAATCTGCTAATTTTGTCAAGTTCTACAGATACTGCGTAGTTTGAGATAAGTTGGGTAAACTACAATGTTGGCAGCCGTAGAAAAAGGTATGCCTTTACACACAGATATTCTGAGGAGTGGAAAACTTAAAATGGCAGTGTTTACCGGTACTGATGCCAACGACAATTATTTAGCTACGACTGAAGGTGATAATGCTCGGGGACTTAGAGGCGATGACACTCTGATCGGCAACGTCGGCAAAGATACGCTCAATGGTAATGCTGACAACGACCTTCTATTTGCTGATAGCTTAACCCAAACCGCAGGCGGCAACGACAGTCTCTTTGGCGGTCAAGGTGCTGACACCCTGGTAGGCGCTCGTTTTGGTTTTAGCGCCGATAGCTTGGGTGGCAACAGAGATGGAGATTTGTTGATTGCTTCTACCAATGGAGGTAACACTCTGTTTGGCGGTCAAGGGAACGACACGATCTACGGTAGCGTCGCTAATGCCAACACTATGAACGGCGACATCGGTGACGACGTTGTTATTGCTGGTAACGGTAACGATCGCATGTTAGGTGCGGATGGTAACGATACCCTCATCGGCGGCAGGGGCAACAACGACATGTTCGGCGAAGCTGGTAACGACCAGTTCCAATTCTTCACCGCAGTACCACAAGATTTAGTAGCATTCACGGATGCCGAGCAGGTAGTCAGAAGCAGAGGTGGTTTTGGTGGCTCTGACACGATTTTCGACTTTGCTACAGGCGACACGATTTCAATTTCACAGCTAGACCGCAATGCCACAGTCACGGTCGAGACGAACTCCGCAGGCGCAGCGGTCATTACCATTACGGGTACGGCTAGCGATGGTACTCCAGCGAATCAAACCATTACGGTTGTGGGTGTAACAAAAGATCAGCTATTGGCACCAGGCGCACAGTTGCTCGCAGTAAACGGTAACTTCATCACCACTAACGATACTGTAAATACTGGTGATGGCAGCAAGTCTATCTTCACGGTAGGCGATGGTCAGCCTGGAGCCAATATTGGGGGCAAAAATTTGGTAGGTAGCCCTACTGCCGATACCTTTACCGATGACCCAACTGCTGCAACCACTGCTGACGGTATTCAGTTAGTTACTACCGTTAACGACGACACCCTAACTGGTAATGCCGGGGATGATTTTATGAGTGGTAGTGCTGGCAATGACATTATTCGCGGCAACAGTGGCAGAGATACCTTAGTCGGCAATACGGGTTCCGACACGCTCACGGGTGGCTCTGGGACTGATTTCTTCAGGTTTGTTAACTTCAACCCCGGTGAAATCGATGTCATCACCGACTATAGAGGCTCGGTTGAAGGTACTCCCGAAGACTTTATCCAGGTTAGTGCCGCAGCATTTCGCGGTTCGCTAGTAGCCGGACAGAAGGCTGGCGCTGCAGCCCCAGCCAATTTCTTTTTTGCGTCCGGTGCTGGTGGAGTAGAAGGAATCAACTCCGCTGCTCCCATTGGTACTTCCGCTTTCTTTTACGACACTGTGGGTGGCGGTGTTTACTTTGACCAAGATGGTGGGGGTACTGGAACCAGGTACGTCCAGTTTATTCAGCTATCACCAGTTCCTGCACCAGGGTTTCGGGTTGGTCCAGCTTGCATTCAAATTATTGCTTAGAGCCGCGACGAATTGGATTGCGGGTCTTATGGTGGGGTAAGTAGTAGCAACTTACCCCGTTTTTCTATGGAGTCTAAGCGCAACAAACTGGTTCGGCAGTTTGCGGAAACTCGCCAAACGTATTGGAATCTGCCAAGACTGTATAGACTTCCCAATCCGCACCATCTGGATCTTTCGTCCAGATCTTGTCTTGCAGGGCGTAACAGCAAGTAGTTTGCGTTTCGGGTTTAATCGCTAGATCGTTCTGCTGGAGGCGATCGCTAGCTAGTGCAACCATCTCCGATGACTCTACCTCAATCCCCAAATGATTTAACTTTTCAGTAGCACCTGGGTTTTCCATCAGGACGAGTTTTAAAGGGGGTTCGGCGATCGCGAAATTAGCGTAACCTGGATGGCGCTTGGCTGGCTCAGTACCAAAGAGCTTGCTGTAAAAGTCTACAGCGGAATCGAGATTGCTGACATTGAGCGCTAATTGAATGCGGGACATAAAAATTAATCCTCCATATATTGATTAATATCTATATTTGGATATGTCAATATTACGGCAAACTATATTGATGTGTGTCAATATATAAAGCATGAAGTTATCTAAACCACGTGAGTTCGGGTTAATCCGAAGGCAGCAAATTCTGGTCAATGGCAATCAGCAATCGCAGGTTTCTTGGGTTGGTACTGGAGTTTAGACTAAAAGGCAACAAGAAGCATCTCGCTAGATAGAAACTAGCGAGAGAGAGGATAAAAGGGAAGAAGTTGAGCTAAGCAGTTGCAGCGGAAGCTTTTTTGAGGGGCTTGGCATAGCGTTTTTTGACAGTAGGATAACGAATCCGTTGGGTTCGTTTTTTCCCAAGAGGCCAACCTGGAGACTTACCGCGAGGTTTAGGGTCAGGGGAAGGAGAGCCAATCCTGACCAAAACTAAAGCAAAAGCATTTGCAACTCGACCAGGAGACAATTTAGTCATCGGTTTCTGCCAAGGCAGAGGAGAGTCTTGGACAAGTTCACGAGCGAGCCACAATTGCCAAGTAAGTAAAGGCATCAAGTCCGACCAAGTCTCCATCTGAGCAGGGGTAGAAAGCTGAGGGATTGTCCAATGGAGACGTTGACGCACCAAGCGATACCAATGCTCAATGGCAAATCTGCGCAGATATTTTTGCCATACCTCACTCAAGATTGGCTCGTCTTTAGCGACCCAAATCAACCACAGGGGTTTCGATTCAGGCATATCAAGACGTTCGACCAGAATGAGTGTAAAGGGATGGTCTGCGGCTTGCTTTAAGTGCAGGTTTGGCCATCGACGAATTTGCAATCGTCCCAGTTTAGGCTCTGCAATTGTGATGTCTGCTTGGGGAATAGACCAAGTGTCAGAGTCTTTGAGGCTAAATTTCTCTCCATGCTTATGGGGTCGCCCATGCCCCTCGTAATCCTTTGGGGCATGATACAGAACCCGGTTGGGGCGTAGCCTGAGCAGCTTGATACACGGGATGTCTGCTGTTTGCTGCAAAAATGGTGCGCACCCATACTCGCCATCCCCCAGGAAAAGCACAGTCCCAGGAATTTCCGCACAAACCAAGCGTAACTGACTAGCGGCTTTCTGAATCGGGTTCTCGAAACTGGTGATCCGCTCATGCCGCAACGGTAAGGCAAAACTCCCTTCTGACTCTGGAATCCAGGCAATTGTGCTGTATCCTTGCCCCACCGTAACAGGTTTGCTTCCTACTCCCGGTTGAGGTTGATGTTCGTAGGTGCGTTCTTGTAATGTCACCGCATAGGGACGCGACCAGGCTGTATGGTCGCCCGCCAATATCGTCACCTCTGCTGCCGGCATTTGCTGTATGTATTGCTTCATCAAGTCTTCACGTGGAGGATGACTATCTTGCAGTGCTTCATAGATACTCGACCACTCCCTCCGAAATAATGGGCTTAACGAAAGTTCCACAAACGATGAAACACTCCGACTCGTCAGTACCGCATCCATCAAGTCGAACAGCGCATCTCTCCCGTTCCCTATAATTTCGTACGTGTACTTGCGAAATTGCTCAAGTTTATCCAAACTAATCATGATGAAGCTGTTGATTTTATAGTCTTTTCAGCTTCCATCATCAAGCGGTCAGTCTGCAATGGCTGGCTGCTTTTTACCACTTTTTAGTCTAAACTCCAGTTGGTAACAGTAGGCAATCAAGCCGCAAACGATACTGCTAGGGCCACTATCGTGGTCAAGTTCTGCTTACTTCAGAATTTGCGATAACCTGCATAAAGTGATGGATTGCCATTTACAATAAAGTGAAATCATTGAGAGCAATTGTGTGGCTCAAGTACTGGCAGTTACGGACTATACGGACTATATTGATAGCTTGGCTGAAGCAGAAGCTCAGTTTGGGTTATCTCAAAATGACGATCCGCTATTTTTCACTGAGTGGGTGAGAGATTTACCAGAACTAAGTGCTGTGGAACGACAAAGGCTAGACTTGATTAAACAGCGTTATCTATATCATCGCCAATACGGACATTTATTAGAAGGGGCAGTCAATTTCATTGTAATTGCACCGTTGTTGGAAATGGCAGGCTTTTACGATCCACTGTTTCATCTACGTTCTGAAGCATCAATCCAATTAGAACTTGAAGATGAGAATGACAAGGTTTACCAAGGGAGGATTGATAGCTTGATTTTGCAGGAAGGACTCTGGATTGTTTTAGTGGAGTCTGAAAGGACTTCGTTCAGTGTAGAAGTTGCACTTCCTCAAGCGATCGCTTATATGGCTGCTAATCCTCAGCCTGAGAGAGCAACTTTTGGACTGGTGAGTAATGGAGCATACTCAATTTTCGTGAAGTTGCATCAATCCCAATATGGATTTTCTCAAGATTTTTCGCTAAATCGCCGTCAGAACGAATTGTACGATGTTCTGCAAGTGCTAAATCGGCTAAAATCGTTGTTATAGGTGCCTCGACTCTGGAGCTTGCGATCGCTCTCTCAAAGTGTCATCAGAAAAAGCGATCGCATTCGCAAAAACTAAATCATTAATTTCTTATAGCTGTAGCAACCAGGCTTAGGACGGGGTGCAGGGGTAGAACCCCTGCGTGGAGGCTGTGCTCCCACACCCCCTGTCCTAACAGATCTGTCTATGGCTATATCAAAAGGATTGAGATACTCAAGTGGAATGCCCTGCGTTGGGTGTTGTCTAACTTTCAACGATTGATAGAAGAACGGGAATATATGCTTGGAAAACCTGAAAGTCGTTGTCGGTTGTCAGAATACTGTAGCCTCGACGATGGGCGACGGCACAAATTAGAAAATCAGTGTTTGAGCCTTGGACGCCATTGCTACGGCAGGTGTTGAAAAACTCTGCAGCAAGTTCGTAGTCTTCAGATATGAGTTCCAAATCCGGAAAGGCGCGAAGGTGATTTCGCAGGCGGGTAAACTGCTCTAAACTGCGAACTCCAGACAGGATCTCCTGACGGATTGCCCCTAGCAAGGCCACTCGGTTATCGGCGACTAAATTCCGCAACAGTGTGACGGCAGGGGGAGAATTGGGTGGCATTCTCCGACGCAGAGCTAGCGACCAAACAGAGGTATAGCGGTTTTCAGATGAAAACGAGAAGGGGGTTTGGGGGCGTTGCCCCCAAGAAGGGGTTCCACCCCTTCACCCCATCAATAAAACCCGTTCTCAATTGAAAAGTGCTATATCAACAATAACGCTCATGTCTGCTGGCGTTGCTGCTTGTAGTCGTAGTCTTCATCATAATCAATGGTGCCAAAGAGATCTAACACTTTGAGGCGCTTGCGACGTTGAATATATTCGCGTAGTGCTGTTTCGACCAGAGCATCAATATTTGTCTGTTCGTTGAGTGCCAGTGCTTCTTGCAGTAGGGCTTCGTCTATGTTAAGTTGTTTTGCCACGATTCAGTTCTGATTTGACGACTCGACTAAATCAATGTTATCGCACTTTCTCTTTCTTGCTTTTGCCAAGCATCAAAAGCGATCGCATTCCCAAAGTGTCACCAGAAAAAGCGATCGCAGTTAATTCACTTGAGAATTTGCCTCTGTCATTGTTTGAGGAATTCGATCGGCAGGTATGACAGTGACCTGGCCTTCCTGCCAGACTGCGATCGCTTCGCCTAGTTTGCGATGGCGTTCGAGGGCTTGAGCGATTGCAGCTTTCACCCCTTCATTAATTTTGCTGGATAGTAAACGATCTTCAGTCATTGAGCCCTCTCAAGATTTGATGCCAAGCTTCAGAATCATAAATAATTGGTTGCCGATCGCTGCTACGCTCAGCAATTAGTTTGAAGACTATTTCAGAATTATTGTAGAC includes:
- a CDS encoding glycosyltransferase, producing MEDASVSKLHHPGWTNSDIRRVFRPQTATLVMLGIVLACALVVVGWFAGEGTIEKLIDQYQWFQKNPPIWLQVPMATGEFLIAPAIALTVITFAITKISPQPRVWSRFVVVAILLILTIRYVIWRSLWTLNLGTPLQGVFSVGLFILELLMIVNGVLQLFLLVQARDRRADADTMAMAVEKGEFLPSVDVMIPTYNEPAFILRRTIIGCQAMDYPRKNIYVLDDTRREEIRALAEELGCEYVCRQDNKHAKAGNLNNALMHTHGDLIACFDADFVPTRNFLKRTVGFFQDDKVALVQTPQSYYNSDPIARNLGLENILVPEQEVFYRQIQPVRDGTDSVVCAGTSFVMRRSALLSTGGEFVTSSLSEDYFTAVRLSGKGYRLIYLDEKLSAGTAPEDMGAQATQRLRWAQGTLQAFFIDENPLTIPGLRPLQRLSHFTGILHWFTSLSRVGFLLMPLAYSFVGIIPIRATTEQIIFYFLPQYLVHLTVFSWLSYRSRSSFLSDIYDVVLCFPLAATVIQTMFKPFGKGFKVTPKGSQRDRLMFNWSLAWPLIALFVLTAVSLWRNMGNCMMRISPAGYDINYKGLSLGWIWSSYNLVLIGIALLVMLDLPKPDLYEWFTLQRVVRISYNPELSTRDSHTQTELEFPTNGSNAPINTFWGTTAAISEVGAQILLTQSGIPQFRRGEAIPIVLEIMEEGIKLKGIITQSTFDGEFPCITVRFEQVTLAQHRQLVAMLFCRPGQWKRQNSPGELLSLWLLFRSLVRPRALFGKRNGISAIAVTQT
- a CDS encoding calcium-binding protein: MAVFTGTDANDNYLATTEGDNARGLRGDDTLIGNVGKDTLNGNADNDLLFADSLTQTAGGNDSLFGGQGADTLVGARFGFSADSLGGNRDGDLLIASTNGGNTLFGGQGNDTIYGSVANANTMNGDIGDDVVIAGNGNDRMLGADGNDTLIGGRGNNDMFGEAGNDQFQFFTAVPQDLVAFTDAEQVVRSRGGFGGSDTIFDFATGDTISISQLDRNATVTVETNSAGAAVITITGTASDGTPANQTITVVGVTKDQLLAPGAQLLAVNGNFITTNDTVNTGDGSKSIFTVGDGQPGANIGGKNLVGSPTADTFTDDPTAATTADGIQLVTTVNDDTLTGNAGDDFMSGSAGNDIIRGNSGRDTLVGNTGSDTLTGGSGTDFFRFVNFNPGEIDVITDYRGSVEGTPEDFIQVSAAAFRGSLVAGQKAGAAAPANFFFASGAGGVEGINSAAPIGTSAFFYDTVGGGVYFDQDGGGTGTRYVQFIQLSPVPAPGFRVGPACIQIIA
- a CDS encoding ArsI/CadI family heavy metal resistance metalloenzyme, which produces MSRIQLALNVSNLDSAVDFYSKLFGTEPAKRHPGYANFAIAEPPLKLVLMENPGATEKLNHLGIEVESSEMVALASDRLQQNDLAIKPETQTTCCYALQDKIWTKDPDGADWEVYTVLADSNTFGEFPQTAEPVCCA
- a CDS encoding NF041680 family putative transposase, whose protein sequence is MISLDKLEQFRKYTYEIIGNGRDALFDLMDAVLTSRSVSSFVELSLSPLFRREWSSIYEALQDSHPPREDLMKQYIQQMPAAEVTILAGDHTAWSRPYAVTLQERTYEHQPQPGVGSKPVTVGQGYSTIAWIPESEGSFALPLRHERITSFENPIQKAASQLRLVCAEIPGTVLFLGDGEYGCAPFLQQTADIPCIKLLRLRPNRVLYHAPKDYEGHGRPHKHGEKFSLKDSDTWSIPQADITIAEPKLGRLQIRRWPNLHLKQAADHPFTLILVERLDMPESKPLWLIWVAKDEPILSEVWQKYLRRFAIEHWYRLVRQRLHWTIPQLSTPAQMETWSDLMPLLTWQLWLARELVQDSPLPWQKPMTKLSPGRVANAFALVLVRIGSPSPDPKPRGKSPGWPLGKKRTQRIRYPTVKKRYAKPLKKASAATA
- a CDS encoding type II toxin-antitoxin system VapB family antitoxin, which codes for MAKQLNIDEALLQEALALNEQTNIDALVETALREYIQRRKRLKVLDLFGTIDYDEDYDYKQQRQQT